The genomic stretch TGCCGGAATTGAAGGCAATCGCGGCGTACAATCGTCGCGCCATGCAGGCGGCTGAAGAGGGCAGGCTGGAGCAGGCCTTGTTGAATCTCGCCATGGCGCTGCGGCTCGCGCGTGAAATCAAGCGGGGGCAATTGGAATCGTATTCCAAAGGGAACATGGGCCTCGTCTACCTCATGGCCGGAAAGAAACGCGAAGCCGCCGCCTGCTTTCGGCTGGCCCTGCAACGGGCCAGTTCGGAATACGGCTCCCGGCACCTGATCTGCCATGTTTTGCGAAACAACATCAGAAGGATGAGACAAGCAACGAGCCGCGCGGCCTGACATGCAGGTTGCGAAAATGCGCGATCCGCATGAGCGCGCTTGACCCTCGCGGCCCGGAGACGTAGACAGGCTAAGGCTTGGTTACATGTCGGGCCGTCGGGGAGTTCATGAAGCAGAGCATTTGGAGAGTCATTTTCGCCTGCGTGTTGCTGGCGCTGCTGGGAGCGGTCGATGCGTTCGCCTTCGGTCCGGGGGACGAGTTTTTCCTCGCGGGCGTCGAGCTGGATGCCCGTGGACGACCAGCCGAGGCGGTGGAGGCCTATACGGAAGCGATCAAACGATGCCCGGCGGACTACGAGGCATTTCTCAACCGCGGCGCGGCGTACGTGCTCCTGGAGCAGTACGAGCTCGCCATCGGGGATTTCACGGAAGTCATCAGGCTGCATCCCGCGGATACGGACGCCTGGTACAACCGGGGCGCCTGCTGGACCGAGATGGGGCGCTACGCCGAGGCCGTGAAGGACTACGACGAAGCCTTGCGGCTCGATCCCATGGACGCGGACGCCTATTACAACCGGGGGTACGCCCTTTTGCGCCTGGGCAGGCGCGAGGAAGGCGTGCACGATTTCCGCTCGGTGGTGCGCCTGGAACCCACGGCCGGGGACGCGCGCGAGCAGCTCGGACTGGCTTTCTGGGAGCAGGGCGACCTCGACCGGGCCTGCCCGGAATTGCAGGAAGCCTGCGATCTGGGCGCTTGCGAGGGGCTGGAGCTGGCCCGCGAAAAACGCCACTGCCGCTGACGTTTCCCCGCCGTTCTCTGCGGCCCGCAGCAAGGATGAGCCCCGCCTTCCCTGGGAAGACGGGGCTTCAAAATGGCGTCCGGTCCCGCACCTATCCGTTTTTGTTCACGATGGATCCCAGCCCGGCGTGTGCGCCGAGCACCTGCTCCTGGAAGGAGTAGTTGGCATCCTTGGCCCCTGTGACGGGGTCGGAATTCATGGTGTTCAGGGTCTGGCTTACGACGGCCGCGCCGAAGGTCTGCTTGTCGGTCGGCGTACTGCCGCCGATCAGGTTCCGCACGTTGAATTCCATGCCTTGGTCAACCTTGGAGGCAAGTGTCGTCATGGCTTCACTGCCTGGAAGCATTCCTCCGGGCCTGCCCATTTCCTGGAGCGAGTTCCTGATGAGTTCCTGGCCGGACCCGGCCCAGTCCATCATTCCCCCGACTCCGCTGCCTTCGATTGCGGACATGGCGCTCCCCTCCTTTGCGGGACAAAGCGACGCCTATACGCCTTATCGGCCGCAAAGCGTGAATCTTTAGGGGCGGACAGACGGTTCGCAACCGATTTGTCAGTCCCGCTCCCCGGATTTGGCCTTGTCCCAGAGCGCGTTCATGGATTCGAGGTCCATGTCCGCCAGCTCTTTGCCCTCGGCCTTGGCGCTGCGCTCCATGTGTCCGAATCGGCTCAGGAACTTGCGGTTGGCGAAATCCAGGGCCGCGTTGGCCTTGATGCCCTTGCGGCGGCCCAGCTCCACGAGGGTGAAAAGATAGTCCCCGAATTCCCGTTCCATGGCTTCGGCGTCGCCGGAAGCCTCGGCCTCGCGCCATTCCGCCCATTCCGATTCGAGCTGGCGTTCCAGGTCCGCGTCGCTTTCCCAGGTGAAGCCCGCGCGGGCGGCCTTGGAGTGGATGCGGTAGGATTTCAGCAGCGGGGGAAGTCCCTTGGGCAGCGAGTCGAAGACGCCGGGCAGCGTGCCCTGCACGTCCGTTTTTTCCGAACGCTTGATCCGCTCCCAGGCGCGGAGCAGCTCGGCCTGGTCCTTGAATTCGGTGTCGGAAAAAACGTGCGGGTGGCGGCGGATCATCTTGGCCCGGTTCTCGTCCATGGCCTCCTCGATGCGGAATTCACCCTGCCGCTCGTAGAGATGGGCGATGAAGAGCAGGAGGAAGAGCACGTCGCCCAGTTCCTCGCGGGCTTCGTCCGCATTGCCGGAACGCACGGCCTCCACCAGCTCGAAGGCCTCCTCCACGACATAGTCGCAAAGGGAGAGCGGCGTCTGCTCGCGGTCCCAGGGGCAGCCGTCCGGCCCGGTCAGGGTTTCGATGATTTCGCGCAGTCGGGAAAAGGAATCGTTGTTGCTCATGATGGCCGTTCTGTAGGTTGTGGGTTGTGGGAAAAGCGCCGCGCAGCCGCGCGAAGGCGGAACGGGCGAGGGGCGCTGCCTTTCCCCGGAAGCGGGAGCGGAGCGCCGGACGTCGAGGTAGATCAGGCCCCGCCGCGCAGAAGCTGGCGGATCCCGTCCGGCAGGGCCAGGGCGAGCATGCGCATCCCCGGCAGCAGCAGGGGAGCCAGAGCCGACTCCTGGTGCAGCGCCGCGTTCGGGGCCACGGTGCGCACGAGGTAGAGCACGGCCAGGCAGGCCAGATAGCCCTCGGCAAGGCCGAAGGCGAAGCCCAGCCCCTTGTCCACGGGACCGATGGGACTGTAGGTCAGCATGTCCGAAAGCAGCTTGGCCGCGACCCAGACCAGCCCGACCGTCCCCAGAAAGGTCACCAGGGCCGCAGCGGCCTGCACGGTTTCCGGGTTCTGGATGTGTACGGCCAGATGCGGGGCCACGTATCCGCTCAGGTGGCGGACGGCGAGCATGCCCAGGATGATCGCGCCCAGGGAGAGCGCTTCCTTGACCAGTCCGCGGAAAAGGCCCCGGAATCCGAGCAAGGCCATGAGGGACAGGAAAATGACGTCGAGTGTGTTCATTGTATCTCCGGTGGCTCGTCCTGAAGCCTGGAATAGCATCGCCTTCCGCAAAAGGGAATATGCGGCAGTATTTTCCCGGCATGGCTTGTGCAGCGCCGGGAACTGGGCTACATCCTTGGCAATCGTCGCCGTATGCAGAGCACGGAGGAGAGCGATGCGCATCAGTCGGACCGAGTTTCCAGGCGTGCTGGTCCTGGAGCCGAAGGTGTTTCAGGACAAGCGGGGATTTTTCCTGGAAAGCTACAACCGTGCGGCTTTCGAGAGCTGCGGCCTGCCTGTGGACTTCGTCCAGGACAACCACGCCTATTCCCGCGGTGTGGGAGTTCTGCGCGGTTTTCATTTCCAGGGGCCGCCCGCTGCCCAGGGCAAGCTGGTCTGGGTCACGCGCGGCGCCGTGGTGGACGTGATCGTGGACATCCGCAAAGGCTCCCCCACCTACGGCAAATGGGGCCAGCTGCGGCTCACGGCCCACAACTTCATGCGGCTGTATATCCCGGCTGGCTTCGCCCACGCCTACATGACCCTCTCCGAGCACACGGAGTTCATGTACAAGGTGGACGCGCCGTACGCGCCGGAAACCGAGGGCGGCATCCGCTGGAACGATCCGGACCTGGCCGTGAATTGGCCCGCCGTTTGGGACCGTGACGAGCCCGTGCTTTCGGACAAGGACCGCAGCCTGCCGCTGTTCGGCGAACTGGAATCCCCCTTCGATTACCATCCCGCACCGGAGCAGGGCTTATAGATATGAATACGAGCACGGACAACGCATCTGTCGGCGGCGGCGCAGGAAACAGGTATTGCATCGTGCTGGCCGGAGGGTCGGGAACCCGGCTCTGGCCTCTCTCCCGCCATCTTTTCCCAAAGCAGCTCATCTCGCTCGACGGCGACAAGCCCCTGCTCCGCCAGACCATGGAACGGGCCGCCCGTCTCTTCGATCCCCGGCGGCTTCTGGTCGTGACCAACGAGGAGCACGTCTTCGAGGTGCGCCGGCAGGTCCGCGAAGTGGATCCGGACGTGGAGCGCAATGTGCTGGCCGAGCCGCTTTCCCGCAACACCCTGCCCGCGGTGCTTCTGGCCTTGGACCGCATCGTGCGCGAAGATCCGCAGGCCCTGGTGGCGGTGATGCCGTCGGATCAGATCATCCGGGACGAGGACGGGCTGGCGCGCGGCCTGGAGCGGGCCTTCGGGCTGGCCGCCCAGGACTGCTTCGTGACCTTCGGCGTGCCTCCGCGCAAGGCCGAGACGGGGTACGGGTACGTCGAGCGGGGACGTGCGCTGGGCAACGGCGCTTACGAAGTGGACGGCTTCGTGGAGAAGCCGAACCTCGAAATGGCGGAAAGGCTGGCCGCGAGCGGGCGGCACTTCTGGAACAGCGGCATGTTCGTGTTCCGGGCTTCGTTTTTTTTGCAGGCCGTGGCCGCGCACGCGCCGGACCTAGGCTCCTGGTGGCGGACCCGCGACGACGAAGGCGGGCTCGCCTCGGGCTATCGCCGCATCCGGGCCGTGTCCGTGGACTATGGCCTGGCGGAAAAGCTGGACGACATCGTCATGGTCGAGGCGGCCTTCGACTGGGAGGACCAGGGCAGCTGGGAGGCCATGTACCGTTTGGGCGAAAAGGACGAGCGCGGAAACGTGGTCCGGGGCGATGTCATGGTCGTGGACTGCGACGGCTGCCTTCTGGTTTCCGAAGGCGGCAAGCTCGCCGCCGTGGGCCTGCGGAACATGATCATGGTCCAAACCCGCGACGCGACGCTGGCCTGTCCCCTGGTGGACGTGCAGCGCGTCAAGGAAGTGGTGGCGGCGCTTCGCAGCCAGGGCAGTTCCCTGGCCATGAGCCACCCGTTGGTGCGCCGTCCCTGGGGGAGCTACCTGGTCCTGGAGGACGGGCCGCTTTACAAGATCAAGCGCATCGAGGTCTTGCCTGGCGCCCGGCTTTCCAGCCAGATGCACCACCACAGGTCGGAGCACTGGGTCGTGGTCCAGGGCACGGCGGACGTGGAGATCGACGGCAACGCCATGATCCTTGTGGAGAACCAGTCCGTGGACATTCCCAAGACGGCCATGCATCGGCTCTCCAACCCTGGGCGGGTGCCGCTCGAAATCATTGAAATTCAATCCGGAACGTATCTCGAGGAGGACGACATCGTCCGCTTCGACGACATTTATGGCCGCGCAAAATGAGCGCTGCCAGCTGTTTGGTCTACCTATCCCCCGGAATATCAGGAGCTTTTTTCCGTGTTTGCGCGGGCGAAACCTCGTGAAATTTTTCATATTCTCTTGACACGGAAAACTTCTCTGCCGTAAAGGAACGTAATTCATTTGGCCGTTTTTTGTGTTTTTTCAAAAAACTCTAGGAGTGATGGGGCAGGTTATGGAGGAAATGAGAGCATCGAAACAGTACGGTGGAGCCCTTCCGTTCCTGCTGGGTTTCCTGGTTGTTGCGGTGGCTGGGTGGGTGCTGTTTCCCGACATTCTTTTCGTCGACAAGGAACAGCCTTTCCGCTTCAGCCACGTGACACACGTGGAAGGTCAGGGAATGGCGTGTGAGGACTGTCACTACTTCCGCGAGGACGGCTCCTACGCCGGATTCCCGACCAACGAAGAGTGCGCCTCGTGTCACGACATCGGGGAACCCCAGGACATGGTTGACGCCCTTGCGGCCGTTACCGGAAGCCCGGATTCCATCGAGGACGTGCTCAAGCAGGAAAGCGGTCCGGAAGAGCTGGACGGCGTCATCATGAGCACCGAGCCCGAGGACATCAAGGCCGAACGTGAGTTCATCGTCAAGTACCTCGCGCAGGGCAAGGAAGTTCCCTGGTACAACTACCAGTTCCAGCCGGACAACGTTTATTTCTCGCACAAGGCGCACGCCCAGCTGACCATGGCTCCGGCCGGTCAGGAGGGCGAGCACGGCGAAGCCGAGGCTGCCGAGGCTGAAACCGAAGACGGGCCCAATTGCAATCTCTGCCATCCCAAGGACATTCATCTCAGCTCCAACCCGGCTCCTTTCCAGGAGAACATTTTCACCGGGTACAGCAAGATGACCATGAAGATGTGGCAGTGCGAGCGGTGCCATGCTCAGAGGCACCAGGACAACGCCTGCTACGTGTGCCACAAGTAAGGAAAGGGGTGCTGCAATGGGTTTGAATCGCAGAGCATTCATACAATTCTCCGTGGGTGGCACGCTTGGTCTGCTGGTCACCCCCGTGATCTGGAAAACGCTGGATGACGTTTCCATCTGGACCCAGAACTGGGGCTGGATTCCGAAACTGAAAAAAGGCGCCGTGGAAAACGTTCCCGCCATCAGCAAACTCTGCCCGTCCGGCTGCGCCGTGCAGGTGGAGACCGTCGGCGGCGAGCCCTACGGGACCAAGGGCGACATCGACAACCCCCTCAGCCAGGGCGGCATCTGTCCGGTCTGCGCCGACGCCGTTCCCATGCTCTACAGCCCGACCCGCGTGGCCGGACCGCTGGTCAAGACGGGCGAGGGCAAGTACGAGTCCATCTCCTGGGACGATGCCAAGAAGCTGCTCGCCGAAAAGCTCCAGGCCGCGGGTTCTTCCGTGGCGGTGATTTCCGGCGACGACACGGGCAGCGGCAACGAGGTCTTCTCCGGCCTGATCGCCGAGCTCGGCAGCTTCGATTATTACATGATGCCCAGCCCGCAGATGGCCGCCACCAAGGCCTGGAACGGCCTGATGGGCGGCGAGGGCCAGCTCGGATACGATCTCGAGAACGCCAACTTCGTGCTGTTCGCGGGCGTGGACGGACTGGACTCCTGGGGCCCGAACGTGAGCTACATGAAAGCCTTCTCCGCCAGCCACCCGGCAGGCGAGGAGGCCACCGCCGCATACGTCTATGCCGGCCCCGCCCGGAACCACACCGCCTCGGTCTGCGACCAGTGGGTGCCTGTGCGTCCCGAAGGCCTGACCGCCTTCCTGCTGGGCTTGGCCTACAATCTGATCACCGAGGGCAAGTCCCTTGAGAGCGAGGATTTCGGCGCGCTGCGCAGCCTGCTGGCCTCCAAGTTCTCTCCTGCCCAGGTCGAGAAGATCTCCGGCGTGAGCATGGAAACCCTGGCCGCCCTGGCCGGGAAGCTGATGCAGGCTTCCGCTCCGGTCGTGGTCGCCGACTACGCCAACAGCCCCGCTGTGGCCGCTGCCGGCGCCATCGTGAACATGCTCCTCGGCCGTCTCAACGCCGAAGGCGGCATGGCCGCGCTGCCCGAGGTGGATGTCGTGATCGGCTCCGCCCTGGGCCGGGTCGCCCGCTTCGAGAAGGATCTCATGGCCGATGTCGCCGGCGGCGCCTTCGCCCCCAAGGTCTGTCTCGTGTACGACGCCAACCCGGTGTACGGTCTGCCGCAATACGGCGGCAAGGTCTTCGAGAAGGCCGAATTCACCGTGGCCTTCAGCACCTTCAAGGATGAAACCGCCGCCGTTGCCGACCTCGTGCTGCCCGCGGCCCATCCCTTCGAGCGCTTCGACGACCTGGTCAGCCCCTTCGGCGTGGCGGGAACCACCTACGTGGCCTCCGCCCCGGTGTGCAAGCCGTCCCTGAACGTCAAGGGCGCGCCGGACTTCGTGCTGGAGCTGGCCGCCGAGCTGGGACTGGATCTCGGTTTCGAGACCTTCGAAGAAGTGCTTTCCGCCAAGGCCGACGCCGCGGACGCCGCCACCGGCACCGTGGGTTCCTACTCCGTGGGCCTGGCCGTGGACACCCTGGCCGCCATGGACAAGGGCGTGGGCGATCTCTCCCTGTTCGCCTACAGCCAGCTGAACTTCGGTTCCGCCAACGTGGCCACCAGCCCGCACAACCCGACCACTATTCGCGACAGCGAGATCAAGGGCAAGCAGATGTTTGTCCGCATCAACTCGGAAACCGCCAAGGCCAACGGCCTCAAGGACGGTTCCCAGGTC from Paucidesulfovibrio longus DSM 6739 encodes the following:
- a CDS encoding tetratricopeptide repeat protein, giving the protein MKQSIWRVIFACVLLALLGAVDAFAFGPGDEFFLAGVELDARGRPAEAVEAYTEAIKRCPADYEAFLNRGAAYVLLEQYELAIGDFTEVIRLHPADTDAWYNRGACWTEMGRYAEAVKDYDEALRLDPMDADAYYNRGYALLRLGRREEGVHDFRSVVRLEPTAGDAREQLGLAFWEQGDLDRACPELQEACDLGACEGLELAREKRHCR
- the mazG gene encoding nucleoside triphosphate pyrophosphohydrolase — encoded protein: MSNNDSFSRLREIIETLTGPDGCPWDREQTPLSLCDYVVEEAFELVEAVRSGNADEAREELGDVLFLLLFIAHLYERQGEFRIEEAMDENRAKMIRRHPHVFSDTEFKDQAELLRAWERIKRSEKTDVQGTLPGVFDSLPKGLPPLLKSYRIHSKAARAGFTWESDADLERQLESEWAEWREAEASGDAEAMEREFGDYLFTLVELGRRKGIKANAALDFANRKFLSRFGHMERSAKAEGKELADMDLESMNALWDKAKSGERD
- a CDS encoding CvpA family protein, which codes for MNTLDVIFLSLMALLGFRGLFRGLVKEALSLGAIILGMLAVRHLSGYVAPHLAVHIQNPETVQAAAALVTFLGTVGLVWVAAKLLSDMLTYSPIGPVDKGLGFAFGLAEGYLACLAVLYLVRTVAPNAALHQESALAPLLLPGMRMLALALPDGIRQLLRGGA
- the rfbC gene encoding dTDP-4-dehydrorhamnose 3,5-epimerase, whose protein sequence is MRISRTEFPGVLVLEPKVFQDKRGFFLESYNRAAFESCGLPVDFVQDNHAYSRGVGVLRGFHFQGPPAAQGKLVWVTRGAVVDVIVDIRKGSPTYGKWGQLRLTAHNFMRLYIPAGFAHAYMTLSEHTEFMYKVDAPYAPETEGGIRWNDPDLAVNWPAVWDRDEPVLSDKDRSLPLFGELESPFDYHPAPEQGL
- a CDS encoding mannose-1-phosphate guanylyltransferase/mannose-6-phosphate isomerase, whose translation is MNTSTDNASVGGGAGNRYCIVLAGGSGTRLWPLSRHLFPKQLISLDGDKPLLRQTMERAARLFDPRRLLVVTNEEHVFEVRRQVREVDPDVERNVLAEPLSRNTLPAVLLALDRIVREDPQALVAVMPSDQIIRDEDGLARGLERAFGLAAQDCFVTFGVPPRKAETGYGYVERGRALGNGAYEVDGFVEKPNLEMAERLAASGRHFWNSGMFVFRASFFLQAVAAHAPDLGSWWRTRDDEGGLASGYRRIRAVSVDYGLAEKLDDIVMVEAAFDWEDQGSWEAMYRLGEKDERGNVVRGDVMVVDCDGCLLVSEGGKLAAVGLRNMIMVQTRDATLACPLVDVQRVKEVVAALRSQGSSLAMSHPLVRRPWGSYLVLEDGPLYKIKRIEVLPGARLSSQMHHHRSEHWVVVQGTADVEIDGNAMILVENQSVDIPKTAMHRLSNPGRVPLEIIEIQSGTYLEEDDIVRFDDIYGRAK
- a CDS encoding cytochrome C — its product is MACEDCHYFREDGSYAGFPTNEECASCHDIGEPQDMVDALAAVTGSPDSIEDVLKQESGPEELDGVIMSTEPEDIKAEREFIVKYLAQGKEVPWYNYQFQPDNVYFSHKAHAQLTMAPAGQEGEHGEAEAAEAETEDGPNCNLCHPKDIHLSSNPAPFQENIFTGYSKMTMKMWQCERCHAQRHQDNACYVCHK
- the qrcB gene encoding menaquinone reductase molybdopterin-binding-like subunit QrcB, giving the protein MGLNRRAFIQFSVGGTLGLLVTPVIWKTLDDVSIWTQNWGWIPKLKKGAVENVPAISKLCPSGCAVQVETVGGEPYGTKGDIDNPLSQGGICPVCADAVPMLYSPTRVAGPLVKTGEGKYESISWDDAKKLLAEKLQAAGSSVAVISGDDTGSGNEVFSGLIAELGSFDYYMMPSPQMAATKAWNGLMGGEGQLGYDLENANFVLFAGVDGLDSWGPNVSYMKAFSASHPAGEEATAAYVYAGPARNHTASVCDQWVPVRPEGLTAFLLGLAYNLITEGKSLESEDFGALRSLLASKFSPAQVEKISGVSMETLAALAGKLMQASAPVVVADYANSPAVAAAGAIVNMLLGRLNAEGGMAALPEVDVVIGSALGRVARFEKDLMADVAGGAFAPKVCLVYDANPVYGLPQYGGKVFEKAEFTVAFSTFKDETAAVADLVLPAAHPFERFDDLVSPFGVAGTTYVASAPVCKPSLNVKGAPDFVLELAAELGLDLGFETFEEVLSAKADAADAATGTVGSYSVGLAVDTLAAMDKGVGDLSLFAYSQLNFGSANVATSPHNPTTIRDSEIKGKQMFVRINSETAKANGLKDGSQVKLAANGAECAALVLVDEGVMPGVVAAPLGFGRTAWDEFSKGKGDNVYKILTVSAESGGSAWAGSAVTLAKM